A part of Polyangiaceae bacterium genomic DNA contains:
- a CDS encoding PilT/PilU family type 4a pilus ATPase, with protein MADLQDLLRYLERDDVAMVVLQTGSTISVEHNGQLRRLTREPLTAEQMAGLINGTPIIDLVPTQDSNGSLTPVELFGGSYRAEVARRGDLLRVKIARGNPAPAAGLELDEGPVEEAARPASAPERARPEPAQVAAPGPPRVSVGGGDLDELLSAARSVRASDVHITSERPAQMRVTGYLQPLTDALSHEAVEKLLLPLLGRNQTQLDELGYADFSLDLPRAGRMRVNVNRHRMGLKGCFRLVSPHPPTFEELGLPEDLMRITNQHQGLVVIAGPNGSGKTTTLGALVDWFNTNKAIHIITVEDPVEIVHPVKKAVISQREVGSHTKSFAAALKGSLREDPDVLAIGELRDRDTVEMALSAAETGHLVLATMSTPSGAKTIDRLIELFPPDDQAQVRATMAGALKFVVSQRLVPTLDGGMTAAVEMITGNIPLWKLIRDNKLYQLPSLLQRGRAYGMLRVEDTLSDLVRKKRISMEVAMANADDPRGLEGASRAPAQGSDAEAPPVRPPMQSDTDLRERLGGGLKNLFRRKDD; from the coding sequence ATGGCGGATCTCCAAGATCTGTTGCGCTACCTGGAACGCGACGATGTAGCCATGGTGGTGCTCCAAACCGGCAGTACCATCAGCGTGGAGCACAACGGCCAGCTGCGTCGCCTCACGCGTGAGCCGCTGACCGCTGAGCAGATGGCCGGTCTCATCAACGGAACTCCAATCATCGACCTGGTCCCCACCCAGGACTCGAATGGAAGCCTAACGCCGGTGGAGCTCTTCGGAGGCAGCTACCGAGCGGAGGTCGCACGACGTGGCGATCTCCTGCGCGTGAAAATCGCTCGTGGAAATCCCGCGCCGGCGGCTGGGCTCGAACTCGATGAGGGGCCTGTCGAGGAGGCGGCTCGCCCAGCGAGCGCGCCGGAGCGAGCGCGTCCAGAACCGGCACAGGTCGCCGCGCCTGGACCGCCCCGAGTGTCGGTCGGGGGCGGAGACCTGGATGAGCTCCTGAGCGCTGCGCGCTCGGTGCGCGCGAGTGACGTCCACATCACCTCGGAGCGCCCGGCCCAGATGCGTGTGACTGGCTACCTCCAGCCGTTGACGGACGCTCTGTCCCACGAGGCTGTCGAGAAGCTGTTGTTGCCTTTGCTGGGGCGCAACCAGACCCAGCTCGATGAGCTCGGCTATGCGGACTTCTCGTTGGACCTGCCGCGCGCCGGGCGCATGCGCGTGAACGTGAACCGCCACCGGATGGGGCTCAAAGGGTGTTTCCGCCTGGTATCACCCCATCCGCCGACCTTCGAGGAACTCGGGTTGCCCGAGGACCTGATGCGCATCACGAACCAGCATCAGGGGTTGGTGGTGATCGCTGGCCCTAACGGCTCCGGCAAAACGACCACGCTCGGTGCGCTCGTTGACTGGTTCAACACCAACAAGGCGATTCACATCATCACCGTAGAAGATCCGGTGGAGATCGTGCACCCGGTGAAGAAGGCCGTGATCAGTCAGCGCGAGGTCGGCTCGCATACGAAGAGCTTTGCCGCTGCCCTCAAAGGCAGCCTGCGAGAGGATCCCGACGTGCTCGCGATTGGTGAGTTGCGTGACCGCGACACCGTCGAGATGGCCTTGAGCGCTGCAGAGACGGGCCACTTGGTGCTTGCCACGATGAGTACGCCTAGCGGCGCGAAGACCATCGACCGCTTGATCGAACTCTTCCCCCCTGACGACCAGGCGCAGGTGCGCGCGACCATGGCCGGCGCACTGAAGTTCGTGGTCAGTCAGCGACTGGTGCCGACGCTCGATGGTGGCATGACCGCGGCGGTCGAGATGATTACCGGAAATATTCCCTTGTGGAAATTGATTCGTGACAACAAGCTGTACCAGCTGCCGAGCCTGCTCCAGCGCGGTCGTGCCTACGGGATGTTGCGCGTCGAGGACACACTGAGCGACCTGGTGCGCAAGAAGCGCATCAGCATGGAGGTCGCGATGGCGAACGCTGACGATCCGCGTGGGCTAGAAGGTGCGTCGCGCGCGCCGGCGCAAGGGTCGGACGCCGAGGCTCCGCCCGTTCGGCCTCCGATGCAGAGCGACACCGATCTCAGAGAGCGGCTGGGCGGTGGCCTAAAGAACCTGTTCCGCAGGAAAGACGACTGA
- a CDS encoding DUF4202 domain-containing protein produces MATTEQAIAVFRERQAQDPTRVEVAGEQRPKALVEAERLAAWVLQLAPGASVALRIAPYCQHLERWTVPRAHFPEGRKGYIAWRTSLAKSHAEKAGQALAALGFDESVIEEVKRINMKKGLGQASDAQVMEDALCLTFLEFDLPEFAAKHPREKLLDIIRKTWRKMSDAGHQQASQLQLTPELSELVQAALAE; encoded by the coding sequence ATGGCGACTACCGAACAGGCGATCGCAGTGTTTCGTGAACGACAGGCTCAAGATCCGACTCGGGTCGAGGTCGCTGGGGAGCAACGCCCAAAGGCGCTGGTGGAGGCCGAGCGCCTTGCAGCTTGGGTCCTCCAGCTGGCTCCAGGGGCGAGCGTCGCTCTGAGAATTGCCCCGTATTGCCAGCACCTGGAGCGTTGGACAGTCCCTCGCGCCCACTTTCCTGAGGGGCGCAAGGGCTACATCGCGTGGCGCACCAGTCTTGCGAAATCCCATGCCGAAAAAGCCGGTCAAGCGCTGGCTGCGCTGGGGTTCGACGAGTCCGTCATCGAGGAGGTGAAGCGCATCAACATGAAGAAGGGCCTCGGCCAAGCTTCCGACGCCCAGGTGATGGAAGACGCGCTGTGCCTGACGTTTCTGGAGTTCGACCTGCCAGAGTTCGCGGCGAAGCACCCGCGAGAGAAGCTGCTCGACATCATCCGGAAGACGTGGCGCAAGATGAGCGACGCGGGACACCAGCAGGCCTCGCAGCTACAGCTGACACCGGAGCTGTCGGAGCTGGTGCAGGCTGCACTGGCTGAGTAA
- a CDS encoding formate dehydrogenase accessory sulfurtransferase FdhD → MAERFTPHPRFAGLVETDIVRRRDGANEATRDFISVEEPLSISVDGDVLATTMRTPGQDRELALGLLFAESVVSCRGDIGSLTHCGKPGDEGYGNLIEARGAPGVRLDIEDGSPARRGTLATSACGVCGRRTVDDLMARCTPVPPVEFRSPAIASAVAALTAGQQQHRLSGGLHAAGAADVSGDLQIAFEDVGRHNAVDKLVGHLLLKSADDELLPARGMLLVVSGRTSFEIVQKAARAGFAAVAGVSAPSSLAIQTAERASILLCGFVREGRLNAYTFAERLLP, encoded by the coding sequence ATGGCTGAGCGCTTCACCCCTCACCCCCGCTTCGCAGGACTCGTGGAGACGGACATCGTTCGACGGCGCGACGGCGCGAACGAAGCGACGCGCGACTTCATCAGCGTCGAGGAGCCGCTCTCCATCTCCGTGGATGGCGACGTGCTGGCCACCACGATGCGCACGCCGGGGCAAGACCGCGAGCTAGCGCTGGGCCTGCTGTTCGCAGAGTCCGTAGTGAGTTGCCGTGGGGATATAGGCAGCCTCACCCACTGCGGCAAGCCAGGCGACGAAGGCTACGGGAATCTGATCGAGGCGCGCGGGGCACCAGGCGTGCGCCTCGACATCGAGGACGGTTCACCAGCGCGCCGGGGGACGCTGGCGACTTCAGCTTGCGGCGTGTGCGGTCGACGCACCGTGGATGACTTGATGGCGCGTTGCACGCCGGTGCCACCTGTTGAGTTCCGGAGCCCAGCCATCGCGAGCGCCGTCGCTGCTCTTACCGCGGGGCAACAACAGCATCGGCTGTCTGGAGGGCTGCACGCAGCGGGCGCGGCCGATGTGAGCGGCGACTTGCAGATCGCATTCGAAGACGTGGGGCGGCACAACGCGGTGGACAAGCTGGTTGGGCACCTGTTGCTCAAGAGCGCCGACGATGAGCTGCTGCCGGCTCGGGGCATGCTGCTCGTGGTGAGCGGGCGCACCAGCTTCGAGATCGTGCAGAAGGCCGCGCGCGCGGGCTTCGCGGCGGTGGCTGGTGTTTCCGCGCCGTCGAGCTTGGCGATCCAGACGGCAGAGCGCGCGAGCATCTTGCTCTGCGGCTTCGTGCGTGAAGGGCGCCTCAACGCCTACACCTTCGCCGAGCGGCTGTTGCCTTAG
- the cdd gene encoding cytidine deaminase, which yields MPDLSLLSAALDAFPVDSRAKINAALADRAVIPHDTVRFLMDESELTVDHVMLRLLPVAAAFAVVPISNYRVGVVAEVTTAHGTTLYLGANCEFDGGALPFSVHGEQSAIVNAWVNGERGVNSLAISAAPCGYCRQFLNELGCAKQLDLLLANSPKRRLFSDFLPQAFGPSDLGVSAGLLSTPDQPLELEVPSDDPLVRAALAAAQRSYAPYSHDAAGVALMTKDDHVVAAPYAENAAYNPSMSPMCAARTALEMNRPVDASRAIRRAVLVESEARASQRRFAESILATFAPDVELECFRAINPEAEA from the coding sequence ATGCCCGATTTGAGCTTGCTATCCGCTGCGCTGGACGCTTTCCCCGTCGATTCACGTGCGAAAATTAACGCTGCATTGGCTGATCGCGCGGTGATTCCCCACGACACCGTTAGGTTCTTGATGGATGAAAGCGAGCTGACGGTCGACCACGTGATGCTGCGTTTGCTGCCCGTCGCAGCCGCGTTCGCGGTGGTGCCAATCTCGAACTACCGGGTTGGTGTAGTCGCCGAGGTAACGACTGCGCACGGAACCACATTGTACCTAGGCGCGAATTGCGAATTCGACGGTGGTGCGCTGCCGTTCAGTGTTCATGGGGAGCAATCGGCAATCGTCAACGCCTGGGTCAACGGAGAGCGCGGCGTCAACAGCTTGGCGATCTCCGCCGCGCCTTGCGGCTACTGTCGCCAGTTCCTGAACGAGCTCGGTTGCGCAAAACAGCTTGACCTGTTGCTCGCAAACTCGCCCAAGCGCCGTCTCTTCAGCGACTTCTTGCCTCAAGCTTTCGGCCCCAGCGACCTCGGTGTTTCCGCAGGGTTACTTTCGACACCGGATCAGCCGCTTGAGCTCGAGGTGCCCAGCGACGACCCGTTGGTGCGCGCCGCGTTAGCCGCGGCTCAGCGTTCCTACGCGCCGTACTCTCACGACGCTGCGGGTGTGGCGCTCATGACCAAGGATGATCACGTCGTCGCGGCACCCTATGCAGAGAACGCCGCCTACAACCCAAGCATGTCCCCCATGTGTGCCGCGCGGACGGCTCTGGAGATGAATCGCCCCGTCGACGCGAGTCGCGCAATCCGCCGCGCGGTGCTCGTCGAGTCGGAGGCACGAGCCAGCCAACGCCGCTTCGCGGAGAGCATCCTCGCGACGTTCGCACCAGACGTCGAGCTCGAGTGCTTCCGCGCCATCAATCCGGAAGCCGAAGCGTAG
- a CDS encoding PilT/PilU family type 4a pilus ATPase, which yields MAQIDRLFDVLLDRGGSDLHLSVGYPPMIRSKGDLVRISQTPIGKELMEQLLGEICDPERFKTFQETGDLDFAYAYGNKARFRANYLRKTTGAGAVFRTIPSKILTAEQLDLPAAVVKLATLRAGLVLVTGPTGSGKSTTLAAMINHINASRPGHILTVEDPVEFVHQPIKCQITHREVGLDTPSFADAIRSAGRENADVILVGELRGPETMRLALQLASFGCLVFATVHTNSAPATIDRFINAFPNSQQGQIRGMLGDALAGIVAQQLLKRADNTGRVAAHEILIANPGVASSIREAKTAMIVNLIQGGAQQGMQSMDSALERLFASGLVTAHDALEKANDKEYFARIPEVAKQLGQVMTG from the coding sequence ATGGCCCAGATCGATCGCTTGTTCGATGTGCTGCTCGACCGAGGGGGCTCCGACCTGCACCTGTCGGTGGGCTACCCTCCGATGATCCGCTCCAAGGGAGACTTGGTGCGCATCAGCCAGACGCCCATCGGCAAGGAACTCATGGAGCAGCTGCTCGGGGAGATCTGCGACCCGGAACGCTTCAAGACCTTTCAGGAGACCGGTGACCTCGACTTTGCTTATGCGTACGGAAATAAGGCGCGGTTTCGCGCCAACTACCTGCGCAAGACCACCGGCGCCGGCGCTGTTTTCCGCACCATTCCGAGCAAGATCCTGACCGCAGAACAGCTCGACCTGCCGGCTGCGGTGGTCAAGCTCGCGACCCTGCGCGCTGGCTTGGTGCTCGTGACCGGACCAACGGGCAGCGGCAAGAGCACCACGCTCGCGGCGATGATCAACCACATCAACGCTTCGCGTCCGGGCCACATTCTCACCGTGGAGGACCCCGTCGAGTTCGTGCACCAGCCCATCAAGTGCCAGATCACGCACCGTGAGGTGGGCCTCGATACACCAAGCTTCGCCGATGCGATCCGCAGCGCGGGTCGAGAAAACGCCGATGTCATTCTGGTGGGCGAGCTTCGCGGTCCGGAGACCATGCGCCTCGCGCTTCAGCTGGCCAGCTTCGGTTGCCTGGTGTTCGCAACGGTGCACACGAACTCGGCCCCAGCGACCATCGACCGCTTCATCAACGCCTTCCCCAACAGCCAACAGGGGCAAATACGTGGGATGCTGGGCGACGCGCTGGCTGGCATCGTCGCGCAACAGCTGCTCAAGCGCGCGGACAATACCGGTCGGGTCGCCGCTCACGAGATCTTGATCGCGAACCCAGGTGTGGCTTCGTCGATTCGTGAGGCGAAGACTGCGATGATCGTGAACCTCATCCAGGGTGGCGCGCAGCAGGGTATGCAGAGCATGGACTCCGCCCTCGAGCGACTGTTCGCTTCAGGCCTGGTGACGGCTCACGATGCCCTGGAGAAGGCAAACGACAAGGAATATTTCGCTCGTATCCCCGAGGTAGCAAAACAGCTCGGGCAGGTAATGACGGGGTGA
- a CDS encoding FdhF/YdeP family oxidoreductase codes for MGVLKTLWRWLSLAIPFGLLSSNKPRHYREMLRVLWDNRGRWGYALRILRHGVCDGCSLGPRGLKDDVIPGTHLCLSRLKLLKLNTMGAIDASWYADVDRLDALTNEELHRLGRLPYPLLRRAGEGAFTRISWDEASTLIADKLRVADPDRVGMFVTSRGLTNETYYTLQKLARIAGTPHIDACARLCHAASSVGLKQTTGFAAPLISLSDWIGTDLLLIIGSNLPNNQPVSTKYLHAARKAGTRVVVINPFKEPALERYWIPSIASSALFGSKLMDDYYDVRPGGDIALMTGLLKALDEISGWDDEYVAAHTVGSEELRAQLKRTSWAEIVQDSGISEERIRELAELYKQSKSAVIVYSMGLTQYEFGVENVKMVVNLALSRGNIGRPKCGIMPIRGHSGVQGSAECGADSDKLPGAQDITPENCKPFEAAWNHPIPHRSGMRATELLEHAGKQGLDLLYLVGGNHLETMPDRKHAREALSNVGLRVHQDIVFNTSTLLPAKEAVLLLPAQTRYEQKSGGTSTSTERRIRFTPEIPGPRVGEARAEWEIPCLIGKKLLPEREDLFDYRDSKQIRQEMAKLIPLYAGIEKLEQEGDSLQWGGPQLGADGFPGMPDGKARFSAVKIPRVDVPEGTFLLRMRRGKQFNSMTYGNTDPLTKQATRSTLFLDPRDLQSVGVEDGETILVRSEAGQMQAVARQGPCRQQHVQGFWPECNVLLPRKYDPQSGEPDYGTVVTIERQ; via the coding sequence ATGGGAGTGCTCAAGACCCTCTGGCGCTGGCTGAGCCTCGCGATCCCGTTCGGGCTCCTGAGCAGCAACAAGCCACGGCACTACCGCGAGATGTTGCGCGTCCTCTGGGACAACCGGGGACGCTGGGGTTACGCCCTCCGCATCCTGCGTCACGGTGTGTGCGACGGATGCTCCTTGGGCCCTCGCGGACTCAAGGACGACGTCATCCCGGGAACGCACCTGTGCCTCTCACGCCTGAAGCTCCTCAAGCTGAACACGATGGGAGCCATCGACGCGAGCTGGTACGCAGACGTGGACCGCCTCGACGCGCTCACCAACGAAGAACTGCATCGCCTCGGACGTCTCCCCTACCCCTTGTTGCGTAGGGCCGGCGAGGGCGCGTTCACCCGCATCAGCTGGGACGAAGCCTCCACGCTCATCGCAGACAAGCTGCGGGTGGCCGATCCGGATCGGGTTGGCATGTTCGTCACGAGTCGCGGGCTCACCAACGAGACCTACTACACGCTGCAGAAGCTCGCGCGCATCGCCGGCACGCCCCACATCGATGCCTGCGCGCGGCTTTGCCACGCGGCATCGAGCGTCGGACTCAAGCAGACGACTGGCTTCGCTGCACCCTTGATTTCGCTCTCCGACTGGATCGGTACTGACCTCTTGTTGATCATCGGCAGCAACCTGCCGAACAACCAACCCGTCAGCACCAAGTATCTGCACGCCGCGCGCAAGGCAGGCACTCGCGTGGTCGTCATCAACCCATTCAAGGAGCCCGCCCTCGAGCGCTACTGGATCCCTAGCATCGCTTCATCGGCGCTATTCGGCAGCAAGCTGATGGACGACTACTACGACGTGCGTCCAGGTGGCGACATCGCGCTCATGACGGGCCTACTCAAGGCGCTCGACGAGATCAGCGGCTGGGACGACGAGTACGTCGCGGCGCACACCGTCGGCAGCGAGGAGTTGCGCGCCCAGCTGAAGCGCACGAGCTGGGCAGAAATCGTGCAGGATTCCGGAATCAGCGAGGAGCGTATCCGCGAGCTAGCGGAGCTCTACAAGCAGAGCAAGAGCGCGGTCATCGTCTACTCGATGGGCCTCACACAGTACGAGTTCGGGGTCGAGAACGTGAAGATGGTCGTCAACCTCGCATTGTCGCGCGGAAACATTGGCCGACCCAAGTGCGGCATCATGCCCATCCGCGGCCACTCGGGGGTGCAGGGCTCGGCGGAGTGTGGCGCTGACAGCGACAAGCTCCCCGGCGCCCAGGACATCACCCCGGAGAACTGCAAACCCTTCGAGGCAGCCTGGAACCATCCCATCCCCCACCGCTCGGGCATGCGCGCCACGGAGCTCCTCGAGCACGCCGGCAAGCAAGGCCTCGACCTGCTCTACCTGGTTGGCGGCAATCACCTCGAGACGATGCCTGACCGCAAGCACGCGCGCGAGGCCCTGAGCAACGTCGGGCTGAGGGTCCACCAGGACATCGTGTTCAACACCTCGACGCTACTCCCCGCCAAGGAGGCGGTGTTGCTTTTGCCAGCCCAGACTCGCTACGAGCAGAAGAGCGGCGGCACCAGTACCTCCACCGAGCGGCGCATCCGCTTCACTCCGGAAATCCCCGGCCCACGCGTGGGAGAAGCACGCGCGGAGTGGGAGATCCCGTGCCTGATCGGCAAGAAGTTGCTGCCCGAGCGCGAGGACCTGTTCGACTATCGCGACAGCAAACAAATCCGCCAGGAAATGGCCAAGTTGATTCCCCTGTATGCGGGCATCGAGAAGCTAGAGCAGGAAGGCGACTCACTGCAGTGGGGTGGCCCACAGCTGGGCGCTGACGGTTTCCCTGGGATGCCCGACGGCAAAGCGCGTTTCTCCGCGGTGAAGATCCCGCGCGTCGATGTACCTGAGGGCACGTTCTTGCTGCGTATGCGACGCGGCAAGCAGTTCAACTCGATGACCTACGGCAACACGGATCCGCTGACGAAGCAGGCAACCCGCTCGACGCTGTTCCTCGACCCGCGTGACCTTCAGAGCGTCGGAGTCGAGGACGGCGAGACCATCCTGGTGCGCTCCGAGGCGGGTCAGATGCAGGCGGTCGCAAGACAGGGTCCCTGCCGCCAACAACACGTCCAGGGCTTTTGGCCCGAGTGCAACGTGCTGTTACCGCGGAAATACGACCCTCAGTCTGGGGAACCCGACTACGGGACTGTGGTCACCATCGAACGGCAATAG
- a CDS encoding sel1 repeat family protein, producing the protein MIGKRSTAAKVARPVLEGSQCGDATHFVRAATIGAFAMKTGTKGRVAAAVELFGAGTSGESSADEKRANKDGDISSCKSSKPSSDAPPEQCQSAIRVELVPIAAELPAATKDGEKKDGEKQEDTAKKDAKPIENPCGAEGFVMVGGKCSRADSGAAHLCNPSDSDDCKAQCDKGDMGSCHNYAEAVFSNFCNDPSKKQVCDETNGAENDKREAEAIGYWRQACDKGDIADACDQIGNYMLTGFKLVKADKPMALTALDKGCQLGKADSCYLLGDSHLKGDEGLKKDTMKGLGLLDRACKLGDQYSCQKLGEYYFKGEYLSKDPARGYEFLSQFCAQGEWETCQELGEHLLGIFDKYDAKMTGANPVKEVPRANELGRELLDRACSKGKRDDACARLGHVYYVEQKWEMARKYMPTGCKGDGDTCLRMADMELNGKGGPKDKASAVEFWIASVDDKYMAQAAEALEKGDGLPKNVERAAELWGKLCNSENKPACSNAKRLDKKVWLEAIADDCSREDEWSCSELKSADKTRHRTEIDKLCGGASEFGCKELKKLDGAAAKKMVEANCSKEKADKSDDDKDSCKMLESMF; encoded by the coding sequence ATGATCGGCAAGCGCTCCACGGCTGCCAAGGTCGCGCGCCCCGTGCTCGAAGGCAGCCAGTGCGGTGACGCGACTCACTTCGTGCGCGCCGCGACGATCGGTGCCTTCGCGATGAAGACGGGTACCAAGGGCCGCGTCGCTGCGGCGGTCGAGCTGTTCGGAGCAGGCACGAGCGGCGAGAGCTCCGCAGACGAGAAGCGAGCGAACAAGGACGGCGACATCAGCTCCTGCAAGAGCTCCAAGCCCTCGTCGGACGCGCCCCCCGAGCAGTGCCAGTCGGCCATCCGCGTGGAGCTGGTGCCGATCGCCGCAGAGCTGCCGGCCGCGACGAAGGACGGCGAAAAGAAGGACGGCGAAAAGCAGGAAGACACCGCAAAGAAGGACGCGAAGCCGATCGAGAACCCCTGTGGCGCGGAAGGCTTCGTGATGGTCGGCGGCAAGTGTAGCCGCGCGGATTCAGGCGCAGCTCACCTGTGTAACCCCTCGGACTCAGACGACTGCAAGGCCCAGTGCGACAAGGGCGACATGGGCAGCTGCCACAACTACGCCGAGGCCGTGTTCTCGAACTTCTGCAACGACCCCTCGAAGAAGCAGGTCTGCGACGAGACGAACGGCGCCGAGAACGACAAGCGCGAGGCGGAGGCGATCGGCTACTGGCGTCAGGCGTGCGACAAGGGCGACATCGCGGACGCTTGCGACCAAATCGGCAACTACATGTTGACGGGCTTCAAGCTAGTCAAGGCCGACAAGCCGATGGCCCTCACGGCCCTCGACAAGGGCTGTCAGCTCGGCAAAGCCGACTCTTGCTACTTGCTCGGGGACTCGCACCTCAAGGGCGACGAGGGCCTGAAGAAGGACACGATGAAGGGCCTCGGGCTGCTCGATCGCGCCTGCAAGCTCGGCGATCAGTACTCCTGCCAGAAGCTCGGCGAATACTACTTCAAGGGCGAGTACCTCTCGAAGGATCCAGCGCGTGGCTACGAGTTCCTGAGCCAGTTTTGCGCTCAAGGCGAGTGGGAGACCTGCCAGGAGCTTGGTGAGCACCTGCTTGGTATCTTCGACAAGTACGACGCCAAGATGACCGGCGCAAACCCCGTGAAGGAGGTTCCGCGCGCAAACGAGCTCGGGCGTGAACTCCTCGATCGCGCCTGCAGCAAGGGCAAGCGGGACGACGCCTGTGCGCGCCTCGGCCACGTCTACTACGTCGAGCAGAAGTGGGAGATGGCTCGCAAGTACATGCCGACGGGTTGCAAGGGCGACGGCGACACCTGCCTACGCATGGCGGACATGGAGCTCAACGGCAAGGGTGGCCCGAAGGACAAAGCCTCCGCGGTGGAGTTCTGGATCGCCAGCGTCGACGACAAGTACATGGCGCAGGCGGCTGAAGCCCTGGAGAAGGGCGATGGCCTGCCGAAGAACGTAGAACGCGCTGCCGAACTCTGGGGCAAGCTCTGCAACAGCGAGAACAAGCCCGCATGCAGCAACGCAAAGCGCCTCGACAAGAAGGTGTGGCTCGAGGCGATCGCCGACGACTGCAGCCGCGAAGACGAGTGGAGCTGCAGCGAGCTGAAGAGCGCTGACAAGACGCGTCACCGCACGGAAATCGACAAGCTGTGCGGCGGAGCCTCGGAGTTCGGCTGCAAGGAGCTGAAGAAGCTGGACGGCGCCGCAGCCAAGAAGATGGTGGAAGCCAACTGCAGCAAAGAGAAGGCTGACAAGTCCGACGACGACAAGGACAGCTGCAAGATGCTCGAGTCGATGTTCTGA